The Candidatus Neomarinimicrobiota bacterium genome includes a window with the following:
- a CDS encoding TonB-dependent receptor, with product MYLNLNISVAVVFLISANLTGHVEAQTLQATNIIPEKLPELLTPVPGFTSGSIQGIVTDSKTGDPLPGVNLILSDTYLGAVTNQAGRFEITQVQPGRHKVVATMMGYEPAQISGIVSDGDSYIEIEFVLEQNVISLDEIVVSPGHFSMLEKIPSSRHSLSAEEIHSFPQLGEDIYRAISRLPGISSNDIAAGFYIRGGQQNETLVLIDGMEIFNPFHLKIQDGFLSFIDVEAIRGIEMMTGAFPADYGNRLSGVFSLKTITTQPHRKRTSIAISFLNTRFISENSFAQGRGQWTLVARRGYIDLLLQGIDQDVDAPVYYDILGKLHYSLNPRHSLSAHILMAFDRWDGVIDPLEFKTRNDNSYTWLTLLSQWNSDLKSRTLVSSGGYGDKLFMNATNTDDKDERDSVLNVMDQRVLHFFGLKQDWTLNVSDNHLLRCGYDAKNYSSHINYYHRDWVIKGLLDTYFTSGYNIESRYSLRNGIEFSGYLADRFRLGDPVAVEIGLRYDQSNWTNDSNWSPRINLVYNLAGNSSIRLGWGYYYQTQSLTQGLGLYGDSEFYPAERSEHRVIGFEHELSGGNLLRVEAYQKVLTGLRPHYITWGESTLRPIPMVDEDRVRLEPEGGEALGLEFYLSRENGHAFNYWFSYTLSKTRERIEGHWIPRFNDQLHTVYCDLSWTPNVKWRFNLAWQYHTGWPYTLPEVIDLHLSGNGSWDWRLGPGPLYTERFPAYNRADLRINRSFQTKHGRLTGFIEIRNVLNTYNPRKYLYNGVIVSEPDGSDEPEISIQRYETNNWLGLLPSFGIKWDLL from the coding sequence ATGTATTTAAACTTAAATATATCTGTTGCTGTCGTTTTCCTAATCAGTGCCAATTTGACCGGGCATGTAGAAGCTCAAACACTTCAAGCCACCAATATCATACCGGAAAAGTTACCTGAACTGTTAACTCCAGTCCCTGGCTTCACATCTGGATCGATCCAGGGGATTGTAACTGATAGTAAAACTGGTGATCCCCTTCCAGGAGTGAATCTCATACTATCAGATACTTATTTGGGTGCAGTGACCAATCAGGCTGGTCGATTTGAGATCACTCAAGTTCAACCAGGTAGGCATAAAGTTGTGGCCACTATGATGGGTTATGAGCCTGCTCAAATCAGCGGAATCGTTTCAGATGGCGATTCATATATCGAGATAGAATTTGTGTTGGAGCAAAATGTTATTTCACTTGATGAGATCGTAGTCTCACCAGGACATTTCTCAATGCTTGAGAAAATCCCTAGCAGCAGACATAGCCTCTCAGCTGAAGAAATCCACAGTTTTCCACAATTGGGTGAAGATATATATCGAGCCATTTCTCGTTTACCAGGAATCTCCAGTAACGACATCGCAGCTGGTTTTTACATCCGGGGTGGCCAACAGAATGAAACCCTTGTCCTAATTGATGGCATGGAAATATTTAATCCATTCCACCTGAAGATACAGGATGGATTTTTGAGCTTTATTGATGTGGAAGCAATCCGTGGAATCGAAATGATGACCGGTGCTTTCCCGGCTGATTATGGTAACCGGCTTAGCGGAGTATTCAGTTTGAAAACCATCACGACTCAGCCCCATCGGAAGCGTACTTCTATAGCAATCAGCTTCCTGAACACCCGCTTTATTTCTGAAAACAGTTTCGCTCAAGGTCGAGGTCAATGGACACTTGTCGCTCGCAGGGGATACATTGATCTGTTGCTCCAGGGGATAGATCAAGATGTAGATGCTCCTGTTTACTATGACATTCTGGGTAAGCTTCATTATAGTCTCAATCCCAGGCATAGTTTGTCAGCACACATTCTTATGGCATTCGATCGATGGGATGGCGTTATTGATCCCCTTGAATTCAAGACTCGCAACGACAACAGCTATACCTGGCTGACACTATTAAGTCAATGGAATAGTGATCTGAAATCCAGAACATTGGTATCCAGCGGGGGCTACGGGGATAAACTATTCATGAATGCGACCAACACAGATGACAAAGATGAGAGGGATTCAGTTCTAAATGTTATGGATCAAAGAGTTCTCCATTTCTTTGGCCTGAAACAGGATTGGACCTTAAACGTTTCTGATAATCATCTTCTGAGGTGTGGGTATGATGCAAAGAACTATAGCTCGCATATCAACTACTATCACCGCGACTGGGTTATCAAGGGGCTTTTGGATACATATTTTACCAGTGGTTATAACATTGAATCCAGATATAGTCTGAGAAATGGAATTGAATTTAGCGGATATCTGGCAGATCGTTTTCGTCTTGGGGATCCGGTTGCTGTGGAAATTGGTCTGAGATATGATCAAAGCAACTGGACCAACGATAGTAACTGGAGTCCCCGGATCAATCTCGTTTATAATCTAGCTGGCAATTCGTCAATTCGCCTGGGCTGGGGGTATTATTATCAAACTCAAAGTCTTACACAAGGTCTTGGTCTATATGGTGATTCTGAGTTTTACCCCGCTGAAAGATCAGAACACCGGGTAATCGGTTTTGAACATGAATTATCAGGAGGCAACCTGCTAAGAGTAGAGGCATACCAGAAAGTACTAACTGGATTACGCCCTCATTATATTACCTGGGGAGAGAGTACCTTAAGACCCATTCCCATGGTAGATGAAGATCGTGTTCGCCTGGAACCAGAGGGTGGAGAAGCCCTTGGACTTGAGTTCTATTTGAGCCGTGAAAATGGCCATGCTTTTAACTACTGGTTTAGCTATACACTCTCAAAAACCCGTGAAAGAATCGAAGGTCATTGGATACCCCGCTTCAATGATCAACTGCATACTGTCTACTGTGATTTATCATGGACACCAAATGTCAAGTGGCGTTTCAATTTGGCCTGGCAATATCACACAGGCTGGCCATATACCTTACCCGAAGTGATTGATCTCCATTTATCTGGGAATGGCAGCTGGGATTGGCGATTAGGTCCCGGACCATTATATACCGAGAGGTTTCCGGCTTATAATCGAGCAGACCTGCGGATTAATCGTTCATTCCAAACTAAACATGGCCGATTAACAGGTTTTATCGAAATCAGGAATGTTTTGAACACTTATAACCCTCGAAAATATTTATATAATGGTGTCATAGTTTCAGAACCTGACGGCTCGGATGAACCCGAAATCTCCATCCAGCGCTATGAAACAAATAATTGGTTGGGTTTGCTGCCATCATTCGGAATTAAATGGGATCTATTGTGA